A genomic segment from [Flavobacterium] thermophilum encodes:
- the mazE_1 gene encoding Antitoxin MazE, whose amino-acid sequence MELNKQKGVSIMTITVQKWGNSLAVRIPSVIAERLALHQGSEVEVIVENQAIKLIPKKKKPTLEELLAKITPENRHAEIDFGTEGNELF is encoded by the coding sequence ATGGAATTAAACAAACAGAAAGGAGTGTCAATCATGACAATAACAGTTCAAAAATGGGGAAACAGCCTTGCGGTTCGTATCCCAAGCGTGATTGCTGAACGTTTAGCGCTTCATCAAGGATCAGAAGTGGAGGTGATCGTTGAGAACCAAGCGATCAAGTTGATCCCGAAAAAGAAAAAGCCGACATTGGAGGAACTTTTGGCTAAAATCACGCCGGAAAATCGTCATGCTGAAATTGATTTTGGAACAGAAGGGAATGAATTGTTCTGA